A single Macaca mulatta isolate MMU2019108-1 chromosome 15, T2T-MMU8v2.0, whole genome shotgun sequence DNA region contains:
- the MRPL41 gene encoding large ribosomal subunit protein mL41: protein MGVLAAAARCLVRGADRMSQWTSKRGPRSFRGRKGRGAKGIGFLTSGCRFVQIKEMVPEFVVPDLTGFKLKPYVNYRAPEGEETPLTAAQLFSEAVAPLIVQDFKDGTFDPDNLEKYGFEPTQEGKLFQLYPRNFLR from the coding sequence ATGGGCGTCCTGGCCGCAGCGGCGCGCTGCCTGGTCCGGGGCGCGGACCGGATGAGCCAGTGGACGAGCAAGCGGGGCCCGCGCAGCTTCAGGGGCCGCAAGGGCCGGGGCGCCAAGGGCATCGGCTTCCTCACCTCGGGCTGCAGATTCGTGCAGATCAAGGAGATGGTCCCGGAGTTCGTCGTCCCGGATCTGACCGGCTTCAAGCTCAAGCCCTACGTGAACTACCGCGCCCCTGAGGGCGAGGAGACGCCCCTGACGGCCGCGCAGCTGTTCAGCGAAGCTGTGGCGCCTCTCATCGTACAGGACTTCAAAGACGGTACCTTCGACCCCGACAACCTGGAAAAGTACGGCTTCGAGCCCACACAGGAGGGCAAGCTCTTCCAGCTGTACCCCAGGAACTTCCTGCGCTAG